Proteins from a genomic interval of Parafrankia discariae:
- a CDS encoding HAD family hydrolase, with the protein MAQVLLVDAGGVLFNNINEETSFVARLAARHGADPGRLLQTIFSTAHQYESGARGAHTVMREALVDSGAWSVRSYDAQWVDRLYLDSLRCYRPNLQALAEVLRANPSLTAVLANNEAEHWDELKNAHFGHYQHFDRLCSSWRVGQVKPSQEYFAAVLERCETEPVQALMVDDRTAVVEVAQAMGMRTLHVRTPEVLCGSLRATVDDLLRPVRTR; encoded by the coding sequence ATGGCACAGGTACTGCTCGTCGACGCAGGCGGGGTTTTGTTCAACAACATCAACGAGGAGACGTCGTTCGTCGCACGGTTGGCGGCGCGACACGGGGCCGATCCGGGGCGGTTGTTGCAGACCATCTTCTCCACAGCGCACCAGTACGAGAGTGGGGCCCGCGGGGCGCACACGGTGATGCGGGAGGCGTTGGTGGACTCCGGGGCATGGAGTGTGCGGAGCTACGACGCGCAATGGGTGGACCGGCTCTACCTGGACAGCCTGCGGTGCTACCGGCCGAACCTGCAGGCGCTGGCCGAGGTGCTGCGAGCCAACCCGTCGCTGACCGCGGTGCTAGCGAACAACGAGGCTGAGCACTGGGACGAGCTAAAGAACGCGCATTTCGGCCATTACCAGCATTTCGACCGGCTGTGCTCGTCCTGGCGGGTAGGGCAGGTCAAGCCGTCGCAGGAGTACTTTGCGGCTGTGCTGGAGCGGTGCGAGACAGAGCCCGTGCAGGCACTGATGGTCGACGATCGGACCGCGGTCGTCGAGGTCGCGCAGGCGATGGGGATGCGTACGCTACACGTGCGCACCCCCGAAGTACTGTGTGGGAGCCTGCGCGCGACCGTCGACGACCTGCTGCGGCCGGTCAGAACTCGCTGA
- a CDS encoding GDP-L-fucose synthase family protein has protein sequence MTLDRAARVLVAGSTGLVGSAVIRRLERVGFQDVVGIHSADADLTDTAATRSVFERLRPNVVVDAAARVGGIAANHAEPVEFLNDNLLIQTNLFTAAHAVGVHRLLFLGSSCIYPRDAAQPIKEDALLTGPLESTNDAYAIAKLAGLVAVQSYRRRYGHRWISAMPTNVYGPGDNFHPTRSHVLPALVRRFYEAARDDAEEVVVWGTGTPRREFIHSDDLGAACVHLLDHYDAAEPVNVGVGTDVSIAELAELVAEAAGFRGRIVWDRSKPDGTPRKLLDVSRLAGTGWKPRFGLAEGIRDTVEWFASSATRL, from the coding sequence ATGACATTGGATCGTGCAGCGCGGGTCCTGGTGGCGGGATCGACCGGCCTCGTCGGCTCGGCTGTCATCCGCCGCCTAGAACGCGTCGGCTTCCAGGACGTGGTCGGCATCCACTCAGCCGACGCGGACCTGACCGACACCGCAGCGACCAGGTCCGTGTTCGAGCGGCTGCGTCCGAATGTCGTGGTAGACGCCGCCGCGCGGGTCGGGGGGATCGCGGCGAACCACGCGGAGCCGGTGGAGTTCCTGAACGACAACCTGCTGATCCAGACAAACCTGTTCACTGCGGCACACGCGGTGGGGGTGCATCGGCTGCTGTTCCTGGGGTCTTCGTGCATCTACCCGCGGGATGCCGCGCAGCCGATCAAGGAAGACGCGCTGCTGACGGGCCCACTGGAGTCGACGAACGACGCCTACGCCATCGCGAAGCTAGCCGGGTTGGTGGCGGTCCAGTCGTACCGGCGCCGGTACGGGCATCGGTGGATCTCGGCTATGCCGACGAATGTGTACGGTCCTGGGGACAACTTCCATCCGACTCGGTCGCACGTGCTGCCCGCTTTGGTCCGGCGATTTTACGAGGCTGCGCGGGATGACGCGGAAGAGGTTGTGGTTTGGGGAACGGGGACCCCGCGACGCGAGTTCATCCACAGCGATGACCTAGGGGCGGCGTGTGTGCACTTGTTGGACCACTATGACGCCGCCGAGCCGGTGAACGTGGGAGTCGGGACAGACGTAAGCATCGCAGAGTTAGCCGAGCTGGTGGCTGAGGCCGCTGGTTTCCGGGGGCGGATCGTGTGGGACCGGTCCAAACCGGATGGCACGCCACGGAAGCTATTGGATGTGTCGCGGTTGGCAGGGACGGGGTGGAAGCCGCGGTTCGGCTTAGCTGAAGGAATTCGGGACACGGTGGAGTGGTTCGCCTCTTCCGCTACTCGGCTGTGA
- a CDS encoding mycofactocin-coupled SDR family oxidoreductase, with product MTGVMNGKVVLVTGAARGQGRAHVLRMAGEGADVIALDLCGQLPGVAYKSAEPTDLDETAELAREAGAHVRTAVVDVRDLAGMHAAVASAVVDLGRLDVVVANAGICIPRAWDQVTEQEFEDTMGVNVRGTWNTVMATAPHLVAAGGGSIVLMSSSAGLKAQPFMIPYTTSKFAVRGMAKGFAAELARYHIRVNSVHPTGVDTAMGSRAMLAQVAKASMADPRLRGMLVNMQPVDGITTEDVADAVLFLASDASKYVTAHELAVDAGVSEF from the coding sequence ATGACCGGCGTGATGAATGGAAAAGTGGTCTTGGTGACCGGGGCCGCGCGTGGGCAGGGACGCGCGCATGTGCTGCGCATGGCGGGTGAGGGCGCCGACGTCATTGCGCTCGACCTGTGCGGACAGCTTCCTGGAGTGGCCTACAAATCCGCGGAACCCACTGACCTGGATGAGACCGCGGAGCTGGCCCGGGAGGCAGGCGCGCACGTGCGCACGGCCGTGGTCGACGTGCGTGATCTGGCGGGCATGCACGCTGCGGTAGCCTCAGCCGTGGTCGATTTGGGCAGGTTGGACGTGGTGGTCGCGAATGCAGGTATCTGCATCCCGAGGGCGTGGGACCAGGTCACCGAGCAGGAGTTCGAGGACACCATGGGCGTCAACGTCCGCGGCACCTGGAACACCGTGATGGCCACAGCCCCGCACCTGGTCGCGGCGGGTGGTGGGTCGATCGTACTGATGAGCTCGTCGGCCGGGCTTAAGGCCCAGCCGTTCATGATCCCATACACCACTAGTAAGTTCGCCGTGCGCGGCATGGCCAAGGGCTTCGCCGCCGAGCTGGCCCGTTACCACATTCGAGTCAACAGCGTGCATCCGACTGGGGTGGACACCGCGATGGGTAGCCGGGCCATGCTCGCCCAGGTTGCGAAAGCGAGCATGGCCGACCCACGGCTGCGCGGCATGCTGGTTAACATGCAGCCCGTGGATGGTATTACCACCGAAGACGTCGCCGATGCCGTGCTGTTCCTGGCCTCCGATGCGTCTAAGTACGTGACCGCGCACGAACTCGCGGTCGACGCGGGCGTCAGCGAGTTCTGA
- a CDS encoding MaoC/PaaZ C-terminal domain-containing protein gives MTLHPRLADMAWSSGSHQWNADSAALYALAVGSGPAELSFALGADAVLPTFPTTLVDLSAQPSFGPFDSSLLLHTRQSIALRSRIPVTGTVMSSSRVVGLYDAGPSAVVDVATTCCDGEGRILAELTSSLTIRREGGFGGPRPPVDRWSVPEREPDHVVEYRTGEGQALLYRLTGDRNPLHWDPGVARGLGLRAPLLHGLCTFGYAGRALLGTVCAGDVDRFGWMSVRFTAPVYPGDELSVRVWTEGEGAMFQVWTARGKSLDGGRFELR, from the coding sequence ATGACTCTCCACCCTCGTCTGGCTGACATGGCGTGGTCATCGGGATCGCATCAGTGGAACGCCGACTCGGCAGCCTTGTACGCGCTGGCAGTGGGGTCCGGTCCCGCGGAGTTGAGCTTCGCTCTGGGTGCCGACGCAGTCCTGCCCACTTTTCCCACAACCCTGGTGGATCTCTCGGCGCAGCCCTCTTTCGGTCCCTTCGATTCGTCTCTGCTGCTTCACACCCGTCAGTCCATTGCGCTGCGCAGCCGAATTCCCGTTACGGGCACCGTGATGTCTTCCTCCCGCGTGGTTGGTCTCTACGATGCGGGCCCGAGTGCTGTCGTAGATGTAGCCACCACATGTTGTGACGGAGAGGGGAGGATACTAGCTGAGCTCACCAGCTCGCTGACGATCCGGCGGGAAGGGGGCTTTGGTGGACCCCGGCCGCCGGTGGATAGGTGGTCGGTGCCGGAGCGGGAGCCGGATCACGTGGTGGAGTACCGGACGGGGGAGGGACAGGCGCTGCTGTACCGGCTGACGGGGGACCGGAACCCGCTCCACTGGGATCCGGGGGTGGCACGGGGGTTGGGGTTGCGCGCACCGCTGCTGCATGGGCTGTGCACGTTCGGGTATGCGGGGCGGGCGTTGTTAGGGACAGTCTGTGCTGGGGATGTTGATCGGTTTGGGTGGATGTCTGTACGGTTCACAGCGCCGGTGTACCCGGGGGACGAGTTGTCGGTTCGAGTGTGGACGGAGGGCGAGGGAGCGATGTTCCAGGTATGGACGGCGCGGGGAAAGTCTCTAGACGGTGGGCGGTTCGAGCTGAGGTAG